The Sphingopyxis fribergensis genome contains a region encoding:
- a CDS encoding spinster family MFS transporter — protein sequence MAEDDMSGAAALAEPKATGYSWYVLSVLVVVYILNFIDRQIISILAVDIKADLGLTDGDMGFLGGAAFAVFYALFGIPLGRLADNWNRVKLLSIGLTLWSAMTAASGFAYNQLTLTFARMGVGVGEATASPTAYSLISDYFPKRQKATALAIYSSGLYLGGGVSLFIGALIVEAWNRNFPAGGPMGLVGWQAAFLAVGVPGLLLALWVASLREPVRGAMDGVASPSSPNPFREFGKDLSMIVPPLTLWGAAKRGPAALAINVGFAAAIAAFAWWMIRLTGNFPQWSAVALGYYAVFSWASALRAHDPATFRLIWGTPAFICTTLGYGLVSLAAYALAFWSAPYAEIVLGLPKQELAFILGANGAVAGFVGVILGGRLADHLRAKNPAGRVLMIIFGVVAPIIPIWIGYTTENSTLFYVMNFLAGMLSAAALGAAAATTQDLVLPRMRGTATAAFFLGTTLVGLSFGPYMVGQISDLAGTIVDGKPVGDLRTGILSLIGVAPIALGLLLYAYRAVPEAEATIAERAAGA from the coding sequence ATGGCGGAAGACGATATGAGCGGCGCGGCGGCTTTGGCCGAGCCGAAGGCCACCGGATATAGCTGGTACGTCCTGTCGGTGCTCGTCGTCGTCTATATCCTCAATTTCATCGACCGGCAGATCATCAGCATCCTCGCGGTCGACATCAAGGCTGATCTGGGCCTGACCGACGGCGACATGGGCTTCCTTGGCGGCGCGGCGTTCGCCGTCTTCTATGCGCTGTTCGGCATCCCGCTCGGCCGTCTCGCCGACAATTGGAACCGGGTGAAATTGCTGTCGATCGGCCTGACTTTGTGGTCGGCGATGACCGCCGCATCGGGTTTCGCCTATAACCAGCTGACGCTGACCTTCGCGCGTATGGGCGTCGGGGTCGGCGAGGCGACCGCCAGCCCGACCGCCTATTCGCTGATTTCCGACTATTTTCCGAAGCGGCAAAAGGCGACCGCGCTCGCCATTTATTCGTCGGGGCTCTATCTCGGCGGCGGCGTGTCGCTGTTCATCGGCGCGCTGATCGTCGAAGCATGGAACAGGAATTTCCCCGCCGGCGGGCCGATGGGACTGGTTGGCTGGCAGGCGGCCTTCCTCGCGGTCGGCGTCCCCGGCCTGCTCCTCGCGCTGTGGGTCGCCAGCTTGCGCGAGCCGGTGCGCGGCGCGATGGACGGCGTCGCGAGCCCGAGTTCGCCGAACCCCTTTCGCGAGTTCGGCAAGGATCTGTCGATGATCGTGCCGCCGCTGACGCTGTGGGGCGCCGCGAAGCGCGGCCCCGCGGCGCTGGCGATCAATGTCGGCTTTGCCGCCGCGATCGCCGCATTTGCCTGGTGGATGATCCGCCTGACGGGCAATTTCCCGCAATGGTCGGCGGTCGCGCTCGGCTATTATGCGGTCTTTTCCTGGGCGAGCGCGCTGCGCGCGCACGACCCTGCGACCTTCCGGCTGATCTGGGGCACCCCGGCCTTCATCTGCACGACGCTCGGTTACGGTCTCGTCAGCCTCGCCGCCTATGCACTCGCTTTCTGGTCGGCGCCCTATGCCGAAATCGTGCTGGGCCTGCCCAAGCAGGAACTCGCCTTCATCCTCGGGGCGAACGGCGCAGTCGCGGGTTTCGTCGGGGTGATCCTCGGCGGGCGGCTCGCCGACCATCTGCGTGCAAAGAACCCGGCGGGCCGCGTCCTGATGATCATCTTTGGCGTCGTGGCGCCGATCATTCCGATCTGGATCGGCTACACCACCGAAAATTCGACGCTCTTTTATGTCATGAACTTCCTCGCCGGCATGCTGAGCGCCGCCGCGCTCGGTGCCGCCGCGGCGACGACGCAGGATCTGGTGCTGCCGCGGATGCGCGGGACGGCAACCGCCGCCTTTTTCCTCGGCACCACCTTGGTCGGGCTGTCGTTCGGGCCCTATATGGTCGGGCAGATTTCGGACCTGGCGGGCACGATCGTCGACGGCAAGCCGGTCGGCGACCTGCGCACCGGCATCTTGTCGCTAATCGGTGTCGCGCCGATCGCGCTCGGCTTGCTGCTCTATGCCTATCGCGCGGTGCCCGAGGCAGAGGCGACGATCGCCGAACGCGCAGCGGGCGCCTGA